The following proteins are encoded in a genomic region of Candidatus Poribacteria bacterium:
- a CDS encoding Rieske 2Fe-2S domain-containing protein, with the protein MMAKRTDLEEPSRRVPTWSRRDFLAVTAGAGLVGIAACGKPKTVNPVQQIAEGFANGETTVVPAATLEPLNGADGSVVVPAAGTAPSLVVSRRDGKVQAFLNLCTHAACPLVAGSDGTIRCHQDCGHGSVYSAEGEVVRGPSLRPLFRLQSSSEDGGALKVKLKIANG; encoded by the coding sequence CCTCGAAGAGCCCTCACGGCGGGTTCCCACGTGGTCGCGACGCGATTTCCTCGCTGTCACGGCAGGCGCCGGACTCGTCGGAATCGCCGCATGCGGCAAGCCCAAGACGGTGAACCCGGTGCAGCAGATAGCGGAAGGATTCGCCAACGGCGAAACCACGGTCGTGCCAGCGGCGACCCTGGAACCTCTGAACGGCGCCGACGGCAGCGTCGTCGTGCCTGCGGCCGGAACCGCACCGTCACTGGTCGTATCGCGGCGCGATGGCAAGGTGCAGGCGTTCTTGAACCTGTGCACGCACGCGGCATGTCCGTTGGTAGCAGGATCAGACGGGACGATCCGCTGCCACCAGGACTGCGGCCATGGATCGGTCTACTCCGCCGAGGGCGAGGTGGTGCGCGGTCCTTCACTGCGCCCGCTGTTCCGTCTGCAGTCGTCCTCGGAAGACGGCGGCGCGCTGAAGGTCAAGCTCAAGATCGCCAACGGCTAG